The Malus sylvestris chromosome 12, drMalSylv7.2, whole genome shotgun sequence genome contains a region encoding:
- the LOC126593773 gene encoding uncharacterized protein LOC126593773: MEQRRFWCEKGSLLGLILGVFLTCNECIIRSDASIHEYRNEAFNPQSNAFFFHGGSEGLYASKVHDSTDNSSADNRHLKGKSFIKFESVTFVRTKESANKMSEMQQDTGLVEAIILEVKDRARIGASFAQSDEICCTRNLSNSGYCTMGEVVIHKNLDNPEWPVRIKTFFNGNDEEAKMEIKTVDINSSGMYYLYFMYCDTQLKGTLIKGTTIWRNPDGYLPGKMTPLMTFYGFMSLAYLVLGLAWFLRFVQFWKDIIQLHYHITAVIALGMCEMAVWYFEYANFNSTGIRPMGITLWAVTFSAVKKTLSRLLLLVVSMGFGVVKPTLGGITLKVFLLGLVYFVASEALELVEHLGNINDFSGKTKLFLVLPVAFLDSWFILWIFSSLSKTLEKLQIRRNLAKLELYRKFTNSLAIFVLLSVAWIGFELYFNATDPLSEFWQIAWIIPAFWSILAYALLAIICILWAPSRNPTRYAYMEEAGDDFDEEGISLTSGALKVSGDVAIKREYENAHADDMEEDKRE, encoded by the exons ATGGAACAGAGAAGGTTCTGGTGTGAAAAGGGCTCGCTCTTAGGGTTAATTTTGGGGGTTTTTCTCACATGCAATGAGTGCATCATAAGGTCTGATGCTTCAATCCACGAGTACAGAAATGAAGCTTTCAATCCTCAGTCAAACGCCTTCTTCTTCCATGGCGGCAGTGAAGGCCTCTACGCTTCCAAGGTCCACGATTCTACTGATAATTCTTCAGCAGACAATCGCCACCTCAAGGGCAAGTCCTTCATCAA GTTTGAGAGTGTCACTTTTGTGAGGACGAAAGAGTCTGCGAATAAGATGAGTGAAATGCAGCAGGACACTGGATTGGTGGAAGCTATCATTCTTGAAGTGAAGGACAGGGCAAGGATTGGAGCTTCTTTCGCCCAATCGGATGAAATATGCTGCACCAGGAATCTATCGAATTCTGGATACTGCACGATGGGAGaggttgttatccacaaaaATCTGGACAACCCGGAGTGGCCTGTGCGCATCAAAACATTCTTTAATGGAAACGATGAAGAGGCGAAGATGGAAATTAAGACGGTTGATATCAACAGTTCCGGAATGTACTACCTTTATTTCATGTACTGTGATACGCAACTCAAGGGTACGCTGATTAAAGGAACGACCATCTGGAGAAACCCAGATGGTTATTTGCCTGGGAAGATGACTCCTTTGATGACATTCTATGGCTTTATGTCTTTAGCTTACCTTGTGCTTGGACTTGCCTGGTTTCTGAGATTTGTTCAGTTTTGGAAGGATATTATACAATTGCACTACCATATCACAGCGGTGATTGCTCTTGGAATGTGCGAAATGGCTGTGTGGTACTTTGAGTATGCcaattttaattcaactggGATCAGACCTATGGGCATTACATTGTGGGCTGTAACTTTTAGTGCTGTCAAGAAGACTCTTTCCCGCCTTCTTCTTTTGGTCGTTTCCATGGGTTTTGGTGTAGTGAAGCCTACACTTGGTGGTATAACTCTGAAAGTATTTCTTCTTGGTCTGGTATATTTCGTGGCATCAGAAGCACTTGAGCTTGTTGAACATTTGGGGAACATCAATGATTTTTCAGGAAAAACAAAGTTATTTTTGGTTCTACCTGTTGCCTTCTTAGATTCGTGGTTTATTCTATGGATTTTCTCATCGTTATCAAAAACTTTAGAGAAACTTCAG ATCAGGAGAAACTTGGCTAAATTGGAGCTATACCGAAAATTTACCAACTCGCTTGCAATATTTGTGCTTCTTTCGGTTGCTTGGATTGGGTTTGAG CTATACTTCAATGCAACGGATCCCCTGAGTGAGTTTTGGCAAATTGCTTGGATTATTCCAGCATTCTGGAGTATTCTTGCCTATGCTCTCTTGGCGATAATATGCATCCTTTGGGCCCCTTCACGGAACCCAACTAG ATATGCATACATGGAGGAAGCAGGAGATGATTTTGATGAGGAGGGCATCTCGTTAACCAGTGGAGCGTTGAAGGTCAGTGGAGATGTGGCAATCAAGCGAGAATACGAGAATGCGCATGCAGATGATATGGAGGAGGATAAGCGAGAGTAG